Proteins encoded together in one Lathyrus oleraceus cultivar Zhongwan6 chromosome 5, CAAS_Psat_ZW6_1.0, whole genome shotgun sequence window:
- the LOC127086756 gene encoding syntaxin-132 isoform X1, translating into MNDLLTDSFVSEATNGQPSRQGDIEMGMQVPGSNSDMGMEAFNKQIQDADKQIEKLSVLLQKLKEANEESKAVTKASSMKAIKKRMEKDIDEVGKIAYGVKAKIEAINRENLNNRQKPGCEKGTGIDRARMNMTNSLTKKFRDLMTEFQTLRQRIQDEYREVVERRVITVTGTRPDDETIDHLIETGNSEQIFQQAILEAGRGQVVNTVEEIQERHDAVKEIEKKLLDLHQIYLDMAVLVDAQGEILDNIESQVNNAVDHVQRGTTALQSAKKLQKNSRKWMCIAIVILLIIVAIIVVGVIKPWKSNKGA; encoded by the exons ATGAACGACCTTCTTACT GATTCATTTGTTAGTGAGGCTACTAATGGGCAGCCTTCTAGACAAGGTGATATTGAAATGGGAATGCAGGTTCCAGGAAGCAATTCTGATATGGGAATGGAAGCTTTTAATAAACAG ATCCAAGACGCCGATAAACAAATTGAGAAGCTATCTGTGCTACTTCAAAAGCTAAAG GAAGCTAATGAGGAATCAAAAGCTGTTACAAAGGCATCTTCCATGAAGG CTATCAAGAAGAGGATGGAAAAAGATATCGATGAAGTTGGAAAGATTGCATATGGTGTCAAAGCGAAAATTGAAGCTATCAACCGAGAA AATCTGAACAATAGACAAAAGCCTGGCTGTGAGAAGGGAACCGGTATTGATAGAGCAAGGATGAATATGACAAA TTCCTTGACTAAAAAATTCAGGGATCTTATGACAGAGTTTCAG ACTCTGAGACAAAGAATACAAGATGAATATCGTGAGGTTGTGGAGAGAAGAGTTATTACAG TCACGGGAACTAGGCCAGATGATGAG ACGATTGACCACCTGATAGAAACTGGAAACAGCGAGCAAATCTTCCAACAAGCAATTCTTGAAGCTGGCCGAGGACAG GTAGTGAACACGGTAGAAGAAATTCAGGAGAGACACGATGCTGTGAAAGAAATCGAGAAAAAACTTCTTGATTTACATCAG ATTTACCTCGACATGGCAGTCTTAGTTGATGCTCAAGGAGAAATTTTAGACAACATTGAAAGCCAG GTCAACAATGCAGTAGATCATGTCCAGAGAGGGACAACTGCACTTCAAAGTGCTAAGAAACTCCAGAAGAACTCTCGAAAATGGATGTGCATTGCCATCGTGATCCTGTTAATAATAGTAGCTATCATAGTTGTCGGTGTTATCAAACCTTGGAAGAGTAACAAGGGCGCTTGA
- the LOC127086756 gene encoding syntaxin-132 isoform X2, which translates to MNDLLTDSFVSEATNGQPSRQGDIEMGMQVPGSNSDMGMEAFNKQIQDADKQIEKLSVLLQKLKEANEESKAVTKASSMKAIKKRMEKDIDEVGKIAYGVKAKIEAINRENLNNRQKPGCEKGTGIDRARMNMTNSLTKKFRDLMTEFQTLRQRIQDEYREVVERRVITVTGTRPDDETIDHLIETGNSEQIFQQAILEAGRGQVVNTVEEIQERHDAVKEIEKKLLDLHQIYLDMAVLVDAQGEILDNIESQVVNTTDHVKSGNDSLHIAKSLQKKSRKCMMIAIILILLIAIFIVLAVLKPWKK; encoded by the exons ATGAACGACCTTCTTACT GATTCATTTGTTAGTGAGGCTACTAATGGGCAGCCTTCTAGACAAGGTGATATTGAAATGGGAATGCAGGTTCCAGGAAGCAATTCTGATATGGGAATGGAAGCTTTTAATAAACAG ATCCAAGACGCCGATAAACAAATTGAGAAGCTATCTGTGCTACTTCAAAAGCTAAAG GAAGCTAATGAGGAATCAAAAGCTGTTACAAAGGCATCTTCCATGAAGG CTATCAAGAAGAGGATGGAAAAAGATATCGATGAAGTTGGAAAGATTGCATATGGTGTCAAAGCGAAAATTGAAGCTATCAACCGAGAA AATCTGAACAATAGACAAAAGCCTGGCTGTGAGAAGGGAACCGGTATTGATAGAGCAAGGATGAATATGACAAA TTCCTTGACTAAAAAATTCAGGGATCTTATGACAGAGTTTCAG ACTCTGAGACAAAGAATACAAGATGAATATCGTGAGGTTGTGGAGAGAAGAGTTATTACAG TCACGGGAACTAGGCCAGATGATGAG ACGATTGACCACCTGATAGAAACTGGAAACAGCGAGCAAATCTTCCAACAAGCAATTCTTGAAGCTGGCCGAGGACAG GTAGTGAACACGGTAGAAGAAATTCAGGAGAGACACGATGCTGTGAAAGAAATCGAGAAAAAACTTCTTGATTTACATCAG ATTTACCTCGACATGGCAGTCTTAGTTGATGCTCAAGGAGAAATTTTAGACAACATTGAAAGCCAG GTGGTAAATACAACTGATCATGTGAAATCGGGTAACGACTCTCTTCACATTGCAAAGAGTCTGCAAAAGAAGTCAAGAAAATGCATGATGATTGCCATAATATTGATCCTGCTCATTGCCATCTTTATAGTACTCGCTGTTTTGAAACCATGGAAGAAGTAA
- the LOC127083327 gene encoding MYB-like transcription factor ETC1 isoform X1 translates to MANVEHTLQEVSADSSIADQSKSSSITQVNSKVEFSKDEEALIIRMYKLLGDRWPLIAGRIPGRTAEDIKNYWTSRDSSTSQSNVK, encoded by the exons ATGGCCAACGTGGAACACACACTTCAGGAAGTTTCTGCAGATTCTTCCATAG CAGATCAATCCAAATCCAGTAGTATTACTCAAGTAAATTCCAAGGTTGAATTTTCTAAAGATGAGGAAGCTCTTATTATCAGGATGTATAAACTACTAGGGGATAG GTGGCCATTAATTGCTGGAAGAATTCCTGGACGAACAGCTGAAGATATAAAGAATTACTGGACTTCAAGAGACTCTTCCACTAGCCAATCAAATGTCAAATAA
- the LOC127083327 gene encoding MYB-like transcription factor ETC1 isoform X2: protein MANVEHTLQEVSADSSIDQSKSSSITQVNSKVEFSKDEEALIIRMYKLLGDRWPLIAGRIPGRTAEDIKNYWTSRDSSTSQSNVK, encoded by the exons ATGGCCAACGTGGAACACACACTTCAGGAAGTTTCTGCAGATTCTTCCATAG ATCAATCCAAATCCAGTAGTATTACTCAAGTAAATTCCAAGGTTGAATTTTCTAAAGATGAGGAAGCTCTTATTATCAGGATGTATAAACTACTAGGGGATAG GTGGCCATTAATTGCTGGAAGAATTCCTGGACGAACAGCTGAAGATATAAAGAATTACTGGACTTCAAGAGACTCTTCCACTAGCCAATCAAATGTCAAATAA